Proteins co-encoded in one Garra rufa chromosome 7, GarRuf1.0, whole genome shotgun sequence genomic window:
- the LOC141339248 gene encoding receptor-transporting protein 3-like, translated as MASVLWESSLQTKASELHEDPWQIIINDSIKPHSQASGWHQYISGSFARFKCSLCKRTWPSKRVHVVFHFHLNTETKQGTIKLRRYKQNCRKCNEAQMEDPHFLEDNINVLIQRLVDRIRMKCYGENLGETNKPSVFRGRVNGPHERAHCEACKDGICNQAN; from the exons ATGGCATCAGTGCTGTGGGAAAGCTCTTTACAGACCAAGGCGAGTGAGCTTCACGAGGACCCATGGCAGATTATAATTAATGACTCTATAAAGCCACACAGTCAAGCTTCTGGTTGGCACCAGTACATTTCTGGCTCCTTTGCACG GTTTAAGTGTTCTCTTTGTAAAAGAACATGGCCGTCTAAAAGAGTGCATGTGGTGTTCCATTTCCATctgaacacagaaacgaaacagGGAACCATTAAATTGCGACGCTACAAACAGAACTGCAGAAAGTGTAATGAAGCTCAGATGGAGGATCCACACTTCTTAGAGGACAACATTAATGTTCTGATTCAAAGATTAGTTGACAGGATCCGCATGAAATGCTATGGAGAAAACCTGGGTGAAACAAATAAGCCTTCAGTGTTCAGAGGAAGAGTTAATGGGCCGCATGAACGAGCTCACTGTGAAGCCTGTAAGGATGGCATCTGTAATCAGGCCAACTGA
- the LOC141339155 gene encoding receptor-transporting protein 4-like yields the protein MISLWDSSLQEKASELHDDTWSIEMNGTIEENRPARGWHQYISGSFAQFRCSLCRKGWGSKRVQVLFHFHLNRSNQGTIKVRRFKQKCRRCTEAQWEDPNFPVENIDVLVERLVKNIRVKCYREDLGQSNRSSVFNGKVNGPHESAHCEACHKGVCSQAN from the exons GTGGGACAGTTCTTTGCAGGAGAAAGCAAGTGAGCTTCATGATGACACTTGGAGCATTGAAATGAATGGAACTATTGAGGAAAACAGACCAGCTCGTGGTTGGCACCAGTACATTTCTGGCTCCTTTGCACA GTTCAGGTGTTCCCTTTGTAGAAAAGGCTGGGGGTCTAAAAGGGTACAGGTGCTGTTCCATTTCCACCTGAACAGAAGTAATCAAGGAACCATTAAAGTCAGACGCTTCAAACAGAAGTGCAGGAGATGCACTGAAGCTCAATGGGAGGATCCAAACTTCCCAGTGGAAAACATCGATGTGCTGGTTGAGAGACTTGTTAAAAATATCCGTGTGAAATGCTACAGAGAAGACCTTGGTCAATCGAACAGATCCTCAGTGTTCAATGGCAAAGTTAATGGGCCGCATGAAAGTGCTCACTGTGAAGCCTGTCACAAGGGCGTCTGTAGTCAGGCCAACTGA